GAGGAGATCGCCGAGCGCGGCATCCGCGATCAGCTGCGTTTGCGCAAAGGCGTTATCGGAAGCGAGCGATGGGGCGATAAGATGCGCCAGCGCATCGCCAACGAGCTGGGCGTCGAGATATTCGACATCTACGGCCTCACCGAAGTGTACGGCCCGGGCATCGGCATCTCGTGCAGCGCGCACCACGGCATGCACATTTGGGACGATTACGTGTACGTGGAGATCGTCGATCCGAACACCGGGGCCCCGGTGCCCGACGGCGAGGTGGGCGAGCTCGTGCTGACGACGCTTCGCAAGCAGGGCGCGCCGCTCATCCGCTACCGCACGCACGATCTCACGCGGATCATCCCCGGCGAGTGCACCTGCGCCTTCGGCCACCGCCATCCGCGCATCGATACGCTCACCGGCCGCACCGACGACATGTTCAAGGTGAAGGGCTGCAACATATTCCCCGCCCAGGTGGAGGAGGTCATCGCCGCGACCGACGGAACCAGTTCGGAATACCAGGTGATGATCGAGAACATCAGCGGCAAAGACGTGCTCACGGTGCTGTTCGAAACGCCGCTCGAAGGCGAGGCGAAAGAGCGCGCCGAAGAGGAGCTCGCTCTCATCTTCAAGGCGAAGTGCGGGTGCACGCCCGATGCGCTCGGCGTACCCATGGGCGAGCTTCCGCGTAGCGAGAAGAAAACCAAGCGCATCTTCGACAGCCGATATTAATAGCACATGGGTTCATCGGAGCTTTTCGCAAAGCCAAGCTGCAGCGCGCAAAGTCCCGACGAGGTCATGTGCGCCCGCGGTTTCCGCTGTTCGGCAGAACAGCGGGACAAGCCGACGCTGCGAGCCGTTGCAGCGCCGATTCTCGCCCTTCTCATGCGTTCCCTCGCGTGCAAAGCACGCTCGGTCGCATGACGGGCCGAGTATCGACACTGCAACCGCTCTCGCTGACGTTGGCTCGACCTGTCCGTAGTCGAACCAGAAGGGTTCTCTGATGATCGAAAAAATACTCATGGTCCTCATATTCGTCGGCGTCGCGGTGGGCGTCGGCATCTACTGTCGAAAACATACGTCGAGCGTCGACGGGTTCATTCTCGGAGGCCGCAACGTCGGCCCGTGGCTTTCGGCGTTCGCGTTCGGTACGAGCTACTTCTCGGCGGTCATCTTCGTCGGGTACGCCGGCCAATTCGGATGGAAGTACGGCCTTGCCGCCACGTGGATCGGCATCGGCAACGCCGTGCTCGGCAGTCTCCTTGCCTGGTGGGTGCTCGGCCCGCGCACGCGCGAAGTCACGCACCGGCTCGGGGCGGCAACCATGCCCGAGTTCTTCGGCAAGCGCTATAAAAGCAAGGGCTTGCGCGTGGCCGCCGCCGCCATCATCTTCGTGTTCCTCATTCCCTATACCGCGAGCGTCTACAACGGTCTCTCGCGCTTGTTCGGCATGGCGTTCGGCTTGCCCTACGAGGTGTGCGTCATCGGCATGGCCGTGGTGACGTGCGTCTACGTGGTGCTCGGCGGCTACATGGCCACCGTCATGAACGATTTCATCCAGGGCATCGTCATGCTGTTCGGCATCGTGGCGGTTATCGTGGCGGGCCTCGTGAACAACGGCGGCTTCACCGAAGCCATCAACCAGCTCTCCTTCATCCCCGCCGAAACCTCCGAGATGGCGGGGCCGTTCGTGAGCTTCTTCGGACCCGATCTGTTCAACCTCATCGGCGTCATCATACTCACGAGCCTCGGCACGTGGGGATTGCCGCAGATGGTGCAGAAGTTCTACGCGATCAAGAGCGGGCCGGCCATCAAACAGGGCGCCATCATCTCCACGGTGTTCGCGCTCGTGGTTGCAGGCGGCAGCTACTTCCTCGGCGGGTTCGGCCGCCTGTACGCAGGCGAGGTCGAAATGACGGCTGCGGGAACGCCTGTCTACGACAGCATCATACCCACCATGCTCTCAAGTCTGCCCGACCTGCTCATCGGCATCGTGATCGTACTCGTGCTTTCGGCCTCGATGTCGACGCTCTCTTCGCTCGTGCTCACCTCATCTTCCACGCTCACGCTCGACCTCATCAAGGACAACATCGTGAAGGATATGAGCGAGAAGAAGCAGCTCGCCTACATGCGCGTGCTGCTGGTGGCGTTCGTCGTCATTTCGGCGATCATCGCGCTCGTGCAGTACAACTCGTCGATCACGTTCATCGCGCAGCTCATGTCGATCTCCTGGGGCGCGCTCGCCGGATCGTTCCTCGGCCCGTTTTTCTGGGGCCTGTTCTCGGGCCGCATCTCGAAAGCCGCCGTGTGGGCGAGCTTCATCGTGGGCGTGGGGCTCACCACAGGCAACATGATCGCGGGATTCTTCGGCACGCCGCTCATCGCATCGCCCATCAACTGCGGAGCGCTCGCCATGGTGCTCTCGCTCGTGATCGTGCCGCTCGTGAGTTTAGTCACTCCCAAGGTGCCGTTCGAAGTCGATCCGCCGCATCCTGAAGGCGCAATCGATCGCGAATACGTGCACGAGATCGATGCGTAGCGCAGCTTCGCTACGTTTTCCGGGCGAGCGTCGAGTGCCAAGCCACCGTTCGCGCGGGAGGCGGCTCGTGCGAAGCAAAGCGCGGTGCTACGCTTTCGGGGCATCCTCGCGGCTTCTCTTCTTGTGTTCGTACATGGCTGTATCGGCCCGGGCGAGGGCCGATACAGCCGTTTCGCCCAGCCTGCTTTCAATCACGCCGTAGCTGATCGAAAGCGGGAACGGGAACCTGCCCGACTCGTTTTCGGTCCTCAGGCGGTGTGCGACTTCCTCAAGACGCGCTCTCGTGCGCGCGGCGTCGAGACGGGGAAATACCGCCACGAACTCATCGCCCCCGTAACGGTACAGCTTTTCGTCGTCATTGCCGTGGCAGAAATCGGAAAGCACATCGGTTACGGTGAGGATGTAATCGTTGCCGGCATCGTGGCCAAAGGTGTCGTTTGCATTCTTGAGGTTGTCGATGTCGATGAAGGCGATACCGAACGGGCCTTGGGAGGCGAGCAGGTCGCCCAGCGTTTCTTCCAGGTACACGCGCGTGTAGCATCCCGTCAGCGAATCATGCGATGCAAGCGCTTTGAGTTCGTCGTTCTCTTTGCGGTGCCGCTCGATCGTCTCGCTCAACCGCCGGCTTTCCTGGCCGCATTGGATGAGGTAGGCCGCCCGATACGCGTAGTAGAGCGAGAGGCTCAGCATGAGAAGCGCGCTGATTGCAGCCTTCATACCCCACAGCTTCAGAATGATCGCGTTGTCCGGCAGGTAGTACAGCAGAAGGACCGTGCACAGATAGCAGAAAGCGAAAAGGGCCATCGTGAGGAAAAGCGAGCGGGATTGGCGGTTGGCGCATACGGTGGCCATGCGGTTTGTTCCGACAAATCGGTTCACGCAGAAAAAGAGCACGGCACCGAAAACGAATCCGATCGCAACGGGGATGGCTTTAAGGTTCGCTTCGCCGGAAATATTGTTATTGAGGCGACTTTGGGGTATGTCGAGCAGTATCGAAAACAGCGATCGGGCGAATATCGTGAGGGCAAGTCCAGCCGCAGCGCCGCAGATCGCATAGCTCATCGCGTGCGACCATGGCAAGGAGAACACGATGCGAACCTCGAGCGCGAACAAGACGAAAACGAGCGTCCAATTGACCATCAGGTTGAGTTCTAGCATGCTGAATACGATGAAAGCCACGTAATTGAGGGCGAAGAGCAGTCCATGGGTTAGTGCTTTCGCCTTGCCTACGCCGCTTTGGCGCACGACGAACGTGAAGAATGCGGCGTTGAAGAAAAAGTAGCATACGAGGGAGCCTATGAGTTCGAGTGCCGGTATGAGATCGCTGCTCATGCAAGACCGCCTTCGTCCGAACCCTGATTCGCTGTGGCGGAAGCAGCGGTACCGTCGGCGGCTCCTGCCACAGCCGCGGTGCCGTCAGCGTCGCGATGGTAGCGTTTTTTGTACTCGTACATGATGAGGTCCGATCGTTCGAGAACCTGCGAAGGGGAGTCGAACCCGTCGGCTGAATCAACGATTCCGAAGCAGAACGAAAGCGCGGGGGTGGTTTCGTTCGGGCAGGCGAGCAGATCGAGCGCTGTGCGAGCACATGCGGTGGCAAGGGGGACGTTATGCCCGTCGAGCACCACGAGGAATTCGTCGCCGCCGATTCTGCTGATGTTTGCATCGGACCCGAACGCGCCGCGCAGTGCGCTGGCCAAGCGGATGAGGCAGGCGTCGCCGATGGTGTGCCCAAGCGCATCGTTCATGGACTTGAGGTCGTTCATGTCGATGAACACAGCGGTGAACGGCTTCTGCTGTGAAAGAAGCGATTGGATCGTCTCGATGGCGCTGCGACGCGAAGCAAGCCCGGTCAGCGCATCGGAGTACGCACGATGACGCAGGTCGGCAGCTTTTTCCTCCTCGGCTTTCGATTCTTTCGCAAGCCGAAGATACTCTTGTTCCAGATGGGCGGTTCGGCCGAGCCTCGAAGCCGAAATCAAGAACGCGACGATGCCGATGCCGACCAGCACCCCGCTCAAAAGCGAGAAGAGCGAGAGGATTTCGGAGCCGGCGGCGATGTCGAGCGAAAGTGCGTCGAACGCGATGTAGGCAAGGGCCATCCACGAAAACCAGGTAAGCGCACGCGTGGATCCGCTGAACGAGCCTCCCTCGTTGTCAAGCATTGTCTGAAGCGCGCGGAACACGATGACCACAACGGCAACCGTGATGCCGAGCACGAGGCAGCGCGTAAACGGATCGCCTGCTACGTGGTGCAGCGTCGAGTGCGTGCATACGGCGAAAACCGCACTCACAACAAGGTGCGAGAGCATGATCAGCGAAGCGGTGATGTTCGGAACGAGCCACGACCATCCCTTTTGCCCTTCTGCAAGCCGCGTTGCGGCGGCGCAGGCAACCCATATGCCGCAGTACATGACCACATACGGAATCTGAACGAGCGCCATCACCAAGAAGGGTGCCACGCAGAAGATGACGACGGCGACCGACACGGCCGGGCTGTAGCGAGCAGCCGAGGTTCGCGACCGCACGAAACGCGCATCGGTGCCCACGAAGATCAGGGCGAGAACCACCACGACGATAGACGTACCTATGCCGAAAGCAAGCTCCATGTAGCGCGCGTCCCTTCGTGTGAAAAAGACCATAACCCTATGGTAAAGCAACTATAACCGAATAACGAGTATATACCGAAGCAAACAGCTCTTCTTTTTCGGGGAAACCGCATGCAAGCCGCTCTGTACATCGCGCAGGGTACGGGCGTGCGCGCGTCGTGTGGTTTAGCGCTCGTCGAGCACCCTTTTGTTTCATGACTTGTATTATCAACTATGAGCGATACACTTAGCACAGATCGCGATCCCCGGCAAGAACGGTGACGACCATGCCAGAACCGCAGCAGGTAAAGCTTGATACGGTCGATGACGAATACGACATTCTTATCAACTCGCTCGGCGTGAGCGTCAGCAGACATCTGCTCGACGAGCATTTTACCGTCATTTGGGCGAATGACAATTACTACTCGTTCTTCGGCTACACCAAAGCAGAATACGAAGCGCTGTTCGAGAACCAGTGCGACCGCTTTTTCGTCGGATACGAAGACGAGTGGAATCGCATCGGCGTCATAGTGCGAAAAGCGCTCGCGCAAGGCGACGCATCGTATTCCTGTATCGTTTCCATGCCCTGCAAGGATGGATCGAGCAAATGGATCAAGCTCATCGGCACGTTCACCAGCCTCACTGCCGACGGATATCCTGTCGCCTACACGGTGATGACCGACGTTGGCGATCTCATGAACACGCAGCACGAGCTTTTGGAGGAACGCAGAAAACTCGAAACGCTCGCTTTCGTCGATCCCGTCACAGGGGGCCTGAACCGCACGCGGTTCGACATCGACGTCCGTACCCTTCTCGACCAGTCCGAGCCGAACGAATACGCGCTCGTGTCGCTCGATCTCAAGAAGTTCAAACTGCTCAACGATATGTTCGGCATCGAAAACGGCGATTTAATGCTCGCGCATATCAACCGCAGCATCGCTGCTCATCTGCATGACGGCGAACTCGTCGGCCGTATGGCATCTGACGAGTTCAACATTCTTATGGCGTACGAAAGCGACGAAAAAACCGTCGAGCGGCTCGATGCCATGGCTCGTGCCATGAACGACCACAACAGCCGCGTCGATCAGCCTTTCAACCTCACGTTCGTAGCGGGCATCTACGTGATCGACCGACCGTCGCTTTCGGTGACGGTTGTGCGCGATCGCGCCAACGTCGCCCGCAAAAACGTTCACGGCATCCTGCGCGAGCAGGAAATCAACGCTGCGTTTTACAGCGACGATGACCGCATTGCGCTTGTGCGCGAAAAGGGTATGGAAAACCGCATGTACGATGCGCTCGGCGGCGGGGAGTTCAGCGTGTACTTGCAGCCGAAAGTGCAGCTTTCCAGCGGGGAGATCGCGGGGGCGGAAGCGCTTGTACGCTGGATCGAACCCGAAGGTACCATCGTGCCGCCGAACGAGTTCATTGCGCTGTTCGAGCGCAACGGATTTATCGTGGAGCTTGATCTGTACGTGTTCGAGCAGGTATGCAAAGCTCTGCGCAGGTGGATCGACCAAGGCCGATCGCCGGTGCCTATTTCGGTCAACATGTCGCGCATTCACTTCAACGAGCCGGATTTTCTCGATCGCTACGAAGAAATCCGTTTGCGCTACGGAGTGGCTCCGCACTTTTTGGAATTCGAGTTCACCGAGTCGATCGTGTTCGACGGGGTGGAGGAGTTCGAGGAGATCGTCGCGGCCATTCATGCGCTCGGGTATCGCTGTTCTATGGACGATTTCGGCAGTGGATTCTCGTCGCTCAACACGTTGAAAGATATCGATGTCGACGTGCTCAAGCTCGATCGCGCCTTCTTCATGAGCGAAGAAGACATCCAGGATCGCGGCTGGGCGGTGGTCTCATCGGTTATCGATTTAGCCGAGAAGCTCGATATGGAAACCGTCGCCGAAGGCATCGAGCAAACGGTGCAGGTGGAGCGTCTCAGGGATACGGCCTGTACGATGGTACAGGGCTACGTGTTCCATCGGCCCGTTCCGTTATCCGAATTCGAGCGCCTACTGTTCGAGCGGTAACGTTGCGTTTGCCCACGCCCGATTGCCCCCACTGCCTCGCGAATGCATCCGATTGTCCTTCGCTGCTGTGCAACTGCTCTCGATCGTCCTACTCCGAGCGCTCACGTCCGATTGCCCCCATCCCGAGCGCTTGCCCCCAAAAAGCGGCGTTTCTCGTATCGGCGAGCTCGTTCGACCGCTATACTTATGCGCATTGAACTGTGCGAACCTCAGCAGTAACCGCTTTGCGTTTCGGATGACGCAGTATTTGGGTCGCGCCGCCGCAGCGGCATCCGAAAGGAAAATCGGTTGTGAGGTTCGCGCGCCGGTACCGGATCGATTAAGGGGAAACATATGGAAGGTTTTGACCTTATCAGTACTGGTATATGGTCGATCGTTCCGCCCATTTTGGCCCTTGGCCTCGCGCTCATCACCAAAGAGGTGTACTCGTCTTTGGCGATCGGCGTGTTTGTGGGCATGATCATCTACCAGTTCACGCTCAACGGAGCGGGCTTCGAACAGCTTGTCGCATCGTTTACTTCGGTGCCGCAGGTCATGGCTATACAGATAGCCGGGAATGCGGCGTTGATCTTATTCCTTGCGCTGTTGGGGGCGCTTGTCGTCGTCATCGCGACGGCTGGCGGCTCCAAGGCGTACGGCGAGTGGGTTTCTACCCACATCAAGAACGCGAAGATGGCGCAGATCCTTACCGCGGCGCTCGGCATCATCATCTTCGTGGACGACTACTTCAACTGCCTCACGGTTGGCGCGGTTATGCGTCCGGTGACCGACCGCTTCAATATCAGCCGCGAAAAGCTTGCCTGGATCATCGACTCGACGGCAGCACCCGTGTGCATCATCGCACCGGTGTCCTCATGGGCGGTGGCGGTCGGCGGCTATCTCGGCGAAGGCGGATTCACCACGTTCGTGGCCTCGATCCCGTATAACTTCTACGCGCTCCTCACGATTGGGTTCGTGTTCTTCATGTGCGCGACTGGGTTTGACTTCGGGCCGATGAAAACGGCCGAAGCCGAAGCGCATAGGGACCTGGCCGAAAAGCAGCGCATCCCTGGCAGCGGGGCGCTCAAGTCGGTGGCTACGGCCGGCATCCCGAAGGGAACCAACCCCGACAATACGCCGCCCTATGAGAACGATCTGCCCACCGTGGTGGCCGAAGAGAGCGAAGTGCTCGACGCTGCAGCGCAGACGATTGATGATTTCAAGGGCATCAAGGTGTCCGACAAGGGCAAGGTGTACGATCTCATCATCCCGATCGTCGTGCTCATCATCTTCTCGATTGCGGGCATGCTCTACGTGGGCGGATTCTTCGAAGGAGTCGAGTTCGCTGAGGCGGTCGGCGTCGATCCGGTGTCGGGCTTGTGCATCGGCGTGAGCGTGGCGCTTGTGGTTGCGGCAGCGATGTTTCTGCCGCGCGGCCTTACCACGCTTGCGGGGTATATGGAGGGCATCGCAGAGGGCGTGCGTTCGATGGTGGGAGCCATCATGATCCTCGTGCTCGCATGGAGTTTGGGCGGCACGTGCCGCTACATGCTCGGCACGGGCGAGTTCGTGAGCAACTTTCTCACTATGATAGGCGTCGATTTAGCGTTTCTGCCCGCGGTCATCTTCCTCGTGGCGGCGTTCATCGGTTTTTCGATGGGCACCTCGTGGGGTACGATCGCGCTCATTCTTCCCATCGTGATCGGCGTGTTCCCCGCAGACGGATCGCTGTTCCTCGTAGCGGTGGGCGCAACGCTCGGCGGCGCGGTATACGGCGACCACATCTCGCCGATCTCCGATACGACCATCCTTTCTTCGGCAGGTGCGCAGTGCAACCACCTGCGCCACGTTGCGACGCAGATTCCGTACGCGACGCTCGTTATGGTCGTATGCTTCGTCTGCTACATCATCGCAGCCTTCTTGGGCAACCCGTGGATTCCGCTTGTCATCGGCGCGGTGGCCATCGTGCTTGCCGTGCTCGTGCTTGCAAAGACCGGTGTGAAGCTTCCCGGAAAGAAAGAAGCCTAAAGCGCGAAGAGCATCCAACGAGTACGTGCGAAGCGGCTGTCGAGATTCGGCAGCCGCTTTTTTGTGCGCTGCGCGCTCGGTCGGCGCGGGGCAGGCCGCCCGGGCCACATGATGCAGTGCCTTTGATCAGCAAAAACACGCGATTACTACGATTCGTGCGACAGTCCTGAACCTTTTCGTGCGACAGGCGTTTCCTCGGCTGGGTCTATAGTTCGGATCGCTGTTACGACGTAGCGGCACCCGATAGTACGCATAATCGAGAGGAGATTCCCATGGGAGGGAAACTGTTCAGCAGAAGACAATTCGTCGCAGGCGTCGCGGTGCTCGGCGGTTCGCTTGCGCTCACCGCATGCGGTGCCAATCCGAAGACTGAGAGCACGGCGAGCAGCGGTGGCGATTCGGGATCCGAAGCAAAGCAAACCGATATCGTTGTCGTAGGTTCGGGCCTTGCCGGCTCGGCATGCGCCCGTGCGGCGGCGCTCGGTGGCGCAAACGTGATCCTCGTCGACAAAGCACCGTTCTACATGTCGACGTTTCTTACCTCGCTCGGCAACGTGTCGATAGCTCAGGTGCCCGAGAACAAGGAGTTCTGGGTCTTCGAAGACGGCGAAGCCGACACGATGGAAGCTTTTACCGAGCGTTACAAGAACATGACCGAGATCGGCAAAATCGATGCGCCGTATCCGGACTACGAGCGCATGCAGCATATGATGGAAGAAAGCTGCGAGACGATCAACTGGGTGAACGAACTCGGCATCGGTTTCAAAGAGTCGTTCACGAAAGAGCAGGTGGGAACCGATACGGTGAAGCCCGACGCACCCGCTGATCCGTCCATCAAGGCGGGTCAGGACGTTGCCGATGCATTTCAGGCCGAGCTCGAAAACCTCGGTGTCGAGATTATGCTGTCCACCGAGGCGACCAAGCTCATCCAGGACGGCGAAACGATTGTGGGCATTACGGTGAAGGATGGCAAGAAGGAACAGGACATTATGGCGAAGGCCGTCGTGCTTGCCGTAGGTGGCTTCGGCGGCAGCGACGAGTATCGCGATGAGTTGGTGCCCGCCATCAACAAGGTCGGTTTCCAGTATCTCGGCAACGCCATGAATACCGGTGACGGCATGACCATGGCCAAAGAAATCGGCGCGGCCGTCTACGACGACTGCTGGGTCATACCGAACG
Above is a genomic segment from Raoultibacter phocaeensis containing:
- a CDS encoding phenylacetate--CoA ligase family protein, translated to MNIAPEQFALIKEQFETLKERSAFYARKFGDIDLSDVQTQEDFEKLPFSEKDDLRNAYPLGLQAVPDEEIVRIHSSSGTTGTPVIIPYTAQDVTDWAIQFARCYETAGITQTDRIQITPGYGLWTAGIGFQLGAERLGAMAIPMGPGNTEKQLAMMQDLKSTVLCATSSYALLLAEEIAERGIRDQLRLRKGVIGSERWGDKMRQRIANELGVEIFDIYGLTEVYGPGIGISCSAHHGMHIWDDYVYVEIVDPNTGAPVPDGEVGELVLTTLRKQGAPLIRYRTHDLTRIIPGECTCAFGHRHPRIDTLTGRTDDMFKVKGCNIFPAQVEEVIAATDGTSSEYQVMIENISGKDVLTVLFETPLEGEAKERAEEELALIFKAKCGCTPDALGVPMGELPRSEKKTKRIFDSRY
- a CDS encoding sodium:solute symporter family protein — its product is MIEKILMVLIFVGVAVGVGIYCRKHTSSVDGFILGGRNVGPWLSAFAFGTSYFSAVIFVGYAGQFGWKYGLAATWIGIGNAVLGSLLAWWVLGPRTREVTHRLGAATMPEFFGKRYKSKGLRVAAAAIIFVFLIPYTASVYNGLSRLFGMAFGLPYEVCVIGMAVVTCVYVVLGGYMATVMNDFIQGIVMLFGIVAVIVAGLVNNGGFTEAINQLSFIPAETSEMAGPFVSFFGPDLFNLIGVIILTSLGTWGLPQMVQKFYAIKSGPAIKQGAIISTVFALVVAGGSYFLGGFGRLYAGEVEMTAAGTPVYDSIIPTMLSSLPDLLIGIVIVLVLSASMSTLSSLVLTSSSTLTLDLIKDNIVKDMSEKKQLAYMRVLLVAFVVISAIIALVQYNSSITFIAQLMSISWGALAGSFLGPFFWGLFSGRISKAAVWASFIVGVGLTTGNMIAGFFGTPLIASPINCGALAMVLSLVIVPLVSLVTPKVPFEVDPPHPEGAIDREYVHEIDA
- a CDS encoding GGDEF domain-containing protein, with the translated sequence MSSDLIPALELIGSLVCYFFFNAAFFTFVVRQSGVGKAKALTHGLLFALNYVAFIVFSMLELNLMVNWTLVFVLFALEVRIVFSLPWSHAMSYAICGAAAGLALTIFARSLFSILLDIPQSRLNNNISGEANLKAIPVAIGFVFGAVLFFCVNRFVGTNRMATVCANRQSRSLFLTMALFAFCYLCTVLLLYYLPDNAIILKLWGMKAAISALLMLSLSLYYAYRAAYLIQCGQESRRLSETIERHRKENDELKALASHDSLTGCYTRVYLEETLGDLLASQGPFGIAFIDIDNLKNANDTFGHDAGNDYILTVTDVLSDFCHGNDDEKLYRYGGDEFVAVFPRLDAARTRARLEEVAHRLRTENESGRFPFPLSISYGVIESRLGETAVSALARADTAMYEHKKRSREDAPKA
- a CDS encoding GGDEF domain-containing protein — protein: MELAFGIGTSIVVVVLALIFVGTDARFVRSRTSAARYSPAVSVAVVIFCVAPFLVMALVQIPYVVMYCGIWVACAAATRLAEGQKGWSWLVPNITASLIMLSHLVVSAVFAVCTHSTLHHVAGDPFTRCLVLGITVAVVVIVFRALQTMLDNEGGSFSGSTRALTWFSWMALAYIAFDALSLDIAAGSEILSLFSLLSGVLVGIGIVAFLISASRLGRTAHLEQEYLRLAKESKAEEEKAADLRHRAYSDALTGLASRRSAIETIQSLLSQQKPFTAVFIDMNDLKSMNDALGHTIGDACLIRLASALRGAFGSDANISRIGGDEFLVVLDGHNVPLATACARTALDLLACPNETTPALSFCFGIVDSADGFDSPSQVLERSDLIMYEYKKRYHRDADGTAAVAGAADGTAASATANQGSDEGGLA
- a CDS encoding putative bifunctional diguanylate cyclase/phosphodiesterase codes for the protein MPEPQQVKLDTVDDEYDILINSLGVSVSRHLLDEHFTVIWANDNYYSFFGYTKAEYEALFENQCDRFFVGYEDEWNRIGVIVRKALAQGDASYSCIVSMPCKDGSSKWIKLIGTFTSLTADGYPVAYTVMTDVGDLMNTQHELLEERRKLETLAFVDPVTGGLNRTRFDIDVRTLLDQSEPNEYALVSLDLKKFKLLNDMFGIENGDLMLAHINRSIAAHLHDGELVGRMASDEFNILMAYESDEKTVERLDAMARAMNDHNSRVDQPFNLTFVAGIYVIDRPSLSVTVVRDRANVARKNVHGILREQEINAAFYSDDDRIALVREKGMENRMYDALGGGEFSVYLQPKVQLSSGEIAGAEALVRWIEPEGTIVPPNEFIALFERNGFIVELDLYVFEQVCKALRRWIDQGRSPVPISVNMSRIHFNEPDFLDRYEEIRLRYGVAPHFLEFEFTESIVFDGVEEFEEIVAAIHALGYRCSMDDFGSGFSSLNTLKDIDVDVLKLDRAFFMSEEDIQDRGWAVVSSVIDLAEKLDMETVAEGIEQTVQVERLRDTACTMVQGYVFHRPVPLSEFERLLFER
- a CDS encoding Na+/H+ antiporter NhaC family protein is translated as MEGFDLISTGIWSIVPPILALGLALITKEVYSSLAIGVFVGMIIYQFTLNGAGFEQLVASFTSVPQVMAIQIAGNAALILFLALLGALVVVIATAGGSKAYGEWVSTHIKNAKMAQILTAALGIIIFVDDYFNCLTVGAVMRPVTDRFNISREKLAWIIDSTAAPVCIIAPVSSWAVAVGGYLGEGGFTTFVASIPYNFYALLTIGFVFFMCATGFDFGPMKTAEAEAHRDLAEKQRIPGSGALKSVATAGIPKGTNPDNTPPYENDLPTVVAEESEVLDAAAQTIDDFKGIKVSDKGKVYDLIIPIVVLIIFSIAGMLYVGGFFEGVEFAEAVGVDPVSGLCIGVSVALVVAAAMFLPRGLTTLAGYMEGIAEGVRSMVGAIMILVLAWSLGGTCRYMLGTGEFVSNFLTMIGVDLAFLPAVIFLVAAFIGFSMGTSWGTIALILPIVIGVFPADGSLFLVAVGATLGGAVYGDHISPISDTTILSSAGAQCNHLRHVATQIPYATLVMVVCFVCYIIAAFLGNPWIPLVIGAVAIVLAVLVLAKTGVKLPGKKEA
- a CDS encoding FAD-dependent oxidoreductase — protein: MGGKLFSRRQFVAGVAVLGGSLALTACGANPKTESTASSGGDSGSEAKQTDIVVVGSGLAGSACARAAALGGANVILVDKAPFYMSTFLTSLGNVSIAQVPENKEFWVFEDGEADTMEAFTERYKNMTEIGKIDAPYPDYERMQHMMEESCETINWVNELGIGFKESFTKEQVGTDTVKPDAPADPSIKAGQDVADAFQAELENLGVEIMLSTEATKLIQDGETIVGITVKDGKKEQDIMAKAVVLAVGGFGGSDEYRDELVPAINKVGFQYLGNAMNTGDGMTMAKEIGAAVYDDCWVIPNVIMPTRTLTEAEPGFAKLCDTGMEGAATSAKMLIDASGKRFVNEAGPVTALATSMTDNAAGPYYVLFDSSNADVAALIEKGIDTGDVFKAESIEELATAAGTALLAETFATYQAAAEAGSDAEFNKKADMLVPYGEGPYYLVAFVPSFVATMGGVRTNGECQAIRDDETAIEGLYAIGECTHRFMYNRSFVRHCSNSSALTMGRLTGTALAEA